A window of Pantoea agglomerans contains these coding sequences:
- the yniD gene encoding small membrane protein YniD: MAKYLPAKRHWKMVLVLICICGALMLIRWAAMIWA, from the coding sequence GTGGCGAAATATCTGCCGGCTAAAAGACACTGGAAAATGGTGCTGGTGCTGATCTGTATTTGCGGCGCGTTAATGCTGATCCGCTGGGCGGCGATGATATGGGCCTGA
- a CDS encoding EAL domain-containing protein, translated as MTFVPPESPSRRFAPAAEERTRRSLRIFSLLLAVVLLLVVLMVLVIAQRQNRDATDQDRQRLLQAWEARQETMLTDVRDYAFWGEAWRNLHLTLNTRWAWDEENLGPDLYNEYHYEGVFVVDSAGRTRYAVINGKLTDLPLEAWLGAQSASLLRDARRLQHAALAQNAVIARQPALVVAAPISMGKAARLAEPPGAPSVLVFVNLFTPAKLEALGKMLDVWALRGAAQADAPQPASLTLGAAGGEAVTLRWQPKMPGTGLLMLLLPILAAVALVTGWITRRVSRHALHHALLSDRRFAMLTLSQQELANSEARFRDLAEAASDWIWETDEQGRLIYLSSRFHRLTGHAIADWMGEHIDRLLTHPSHSLVAWLMRQESNGSSAPLRCQFMSAQGERRIGHLVAKTIWQEGRRAGFRGTVSDITQSMEAEARIQFLSRHDALTGLANRIQLQEYLTRHLEPPQPLAILSLDLDQFRPLNDNWGHAAGEQVLNQLAQRLQRGVGAHELAARLGDDEFVLVLQESDAGEIARRCARLLQEVQLPIYTGQQAHYLTASVGIACAPQDASHPEALLRMADIALNEARAAGRNRWVWYASNMASQREHKREMVQRLEQALRNDEFCLHYQPRYQLQSGRLAGAEALIRWQPSDGETIAPDRFIPLAEENGLIVAISDWVLARACRDASGWGADRYVSVNISPVEFRTHDLVQRVAHALESSGLPAKRLELEITENVTFDHPQQALEVMQALRALGVRLTVDDFGTGYAALGYLKTFPFNGLKIDRSWIKDFPESQQAASVVAGIIALAHAFALTITAEGIETEAQLDQLKRLSCEEGQGYFLGRPVPLAVFTALLETTSQQVRA; from the coding sequence ATGACATTTGTTCCACCGGAATCGCCGTCGCGCCGCTTTGCGCCGGCGGCTGAAGAGCGCACGCGCCGCAGCCTGCGCATCTTTTCGCTGCTGCTTGCCGTCGTGCTGCTGCTGGTCGTGCTGATGGTGCTTGTCATCGCCCAGCGGCAGAACCGCGACGCGACGGATCAGGATCGACAGCGGCTGCTCCAGGCGTGGGAAGCCCGGCAGGAGACGATGCTGACCGACGTGCGCGACTACGCCTTCTGGGGTGAGGCGTGGCGCAACCTGCACCTGACGCTCAACACGCGCTGGGCCTGGGATGAGGAGAATCTTGGCCCGGATCTCTATAACGAGTATCACTACGAAGGCGTTTTTGTCGTGGATAGCGCGGGCCGCACGCGCTACGCGGTGATCAATGGAAAACTCACCGATCTGCCGCTGGAGGCCTGGCTCGGCGCGCAGAGCGCCTCGCTGCTGCGCGACGCGCGCAGGCTGCAGCACGCGGCGCTGGCGCAAAACGCCGTTATTGCGCGCCAGCCCGCTCTTGTGGTGGCGGCGCCCATCTCGATGGGCAAGGCGGCGCGCCTCGCTGAGCCGCCCGGCGCGCCGTCGGTGCTGGTGTTTGTTAACCTGTTTACCCCCGCGAAGTTAGAGGCGCTGGGCAAGATGCTCGACGTCTGGGCACTGCGCGGCGCGGCGCAGGCTGACGCGCCTCAGCCCGCGAGCCTGACGCTCGGGGCGGCAGGGGGCGAAGCGGTGACGCTGCGCTGGCAGCCGAAAATGCCGGGCACGGGCCTGCTGATGCTGCTGCTGCCGATACTGGCGGCGGTGGCGCTGGTCACCGGCTGGATTACACGCCGCGTCAGCCGCCACGCGCTGCATCACGCCCTTCTCTCCGATCGCCGCTTCGCCATGCTGACCCTTAGCCAGCAGGAGCTGGCCAACAGCGAAGCGCGCTTTCGCGATCTGGCGGAAGCCGCCTCGGACTGGATCTGGGAAACCGATGAGCAGGGGCGGCTGATCTATCTCTCTTCACGCTTTCATCGCCTGACCGGCCACGCCATCGCCGACTGGATGGGAGAGCATATCGACCGTCTGCTGACCCATCCGAGTCATTCGCTGGTGGCCTGGCTGATGCGCCAGGAGAGCAACGGCTCCTCCGCGCCGCTGCGCTGCCAGTTTATGAGCGCGCAGGGCGAACGGCGCATTGGTCATCTGGTGGCGAAAACCATCTGGCAAGAGGGGCGCCGCGCCGGCTTTCGCGGCACGGTGTCCGATATTACCCAGAGTATGGAGGCGGAGGCGCGCATCCAGTTCCTGTCGCGCCATGACGCGCTGACGGGACTCGCCAACCGCATTCAGCTGCAGGAGTATTTAACGCGCCATCTGGAGCCGCCTCAGCCGCTGGCGATCCTCAGCCTCGATCTCGATCAGTTCAGACCGCTGAACGATAACTGGGGGCACGCGGCGGGCGAGCAGGTGCTGAATCAGCTGGCGCAGCGGCTGCAGCGCGGCGTCGGCGCCCACGAGCTGGCGGCGCGGCTGGGAGACGACGAATTTGTGCTGGTGCTGCAGGAGAGCGACGCCGGCGAAATAGCGCGCCGCTGCGCCCGGCTGCTGCAGGAGGTGCAGCTGCCGATCTACACGGGCCAGCAGGCACACTACCTTACCGCCAGCGTCGGTATCGCCTGCGCGCCGCAGGACGCCAGCCATCCTGAGGCGCTGCTGCGCATGGCGGATATCGCCCTTAACGAGGCGCGCGCGGCGGGGCGCAACCGCTGGGTCTGGTACGCCAGCAATATGGCCAGCCAGCGCGAGCATAAGCGCGAGATGGTGCAGCGCCTCGAGCAGGCGCTGCGCAACGATGAGTTCTGCCTGCATTACCAGCCGCGCTATCAGCTGCAAAGCGGCAGGCTGGCGGGCGCGGAGGCGCTGATCCGCTGGCAGCCTTCGGACGGCGAGACGATCGCGCCCGATCGCTTTATTCCGCTGGCGGAGGAGAACGGCCTGATTGTCGCCATTAGCGACTGGGTGCTGGCGCGCGCCTGCCGCGACGCCAGCGGCTGGGGGGCGGATCGCTACGTATCGGTCAATATCTCGCCGGTAGAGTTTCGCACTCATGATTTAGTGCAGCGCGTTGCGCACGCGCTGGAGAGCAGCGGACTGCCCGCGAAGCGGCTGGAGCTGGAGATCACGGAAAACGTTACCTTCGACCATCCGCAGCAGGCGCTGGAGGTGATGCAGGCGCTGCGCGCGCTCGGCGTCAGGCTGACGGTCGACGATTTCGGCACCGGCTATGCGGCGCTCGGCTATCTGAAGACCTTTCCATTTAACGGTCTGAAGATCGATCGCTCCTGGATAAAGGATTTCCCGGAGTCGCAGCAGGCGGCGTCGGTCGTGGCGGGTATTATCGCGCTGGCGCATGCGTTTGCGCTGACGATTACGGCGGAAGGGATTGAGACAGAAGCGCAGCTCGACCAGCTAAAGCGGCTCTCCTGCGAAGAAGGGCAGGGCTACTTTCTGGGACGCCCCGTGCCGCTGGCGGTCTTTACTGCGCTTCTGGAGACAACATCTCAACAGGTTCGGGCTTAA
- a CDS encoding CPBP family intramembrane glutamic endopeptidase, with translation MNTNPDRVTLTLFYVGSFVVYYLVTMLITLFPNYGVLRNDGLLVPVLCLFEFAVIYPLYRFYCQRRSDLPLGELRVRQTLFFILVLFVLMAAQTQFLQPEGWLVEQAHQGRNSMLILLLTAVLLAPVFEEVLFRGFLLQGFLLWAPRSRFACMLLTSLLFAAMHTQYVHWETLVALTLFSLLLCYARLRSNSLALPIFLHTLNNLIALLPAWFFS, from the coding sequence ATGAACACCAATCCCGACAGAGTGACGTTGACGCTGTTCTACGTCGGCAGCTTTGTGGTCTATTACCTCGTGACGATGCTGATTACGCTGTTTCCCAACTACGGCGTGCTGCGTAACGACGGGCTTCTGGTGCCGGTGCTCTGCCTGTTTGAATTCGCCGTGATCTACCCGCTCTACCGCTTCTATTGCCAGCGCCGCAGCGATCTGCCGCTGGGAGAGCTGCGCGTTCGTCAAACGCTCTTTTTTATCCTCGTACTCTTTGTGCTGATGGCGGCGCAGACGCAGTTTTTGCAGCCTGAAGGCTGGCTGGTGGAGCAGGCGCACCAGGGACGCAATTCGATGCTGATCCTGCTGCTTACCGCCGTGCTGCTGGCGCCGGTGTTTGAAGAGGTGCTGTTCCGCGGCTTTCTGCTGCAGGGATTTCTTCTGTGGGCGCCGCGCAGCCGCTTCGCCTGTATGCTGCTGACCTCGCTGCTGTTTGCGGCGATGCATACGCAATATGTTCACTGGGAAACCCTGGTGGCGCTGACGCTCTTTTCCCTGCTGCTCTGCTATGCGCGCCTGCGCAGCAACAGCCTGGCCCTGCCGATTTTCCTGCACACCCTTAACAACCTTATCGCCCTGCTGCCCGCCTGGTTTTTCTCCTGA
- a CDS encoding OsmC family protein, translating to MTIHKKGSAHWEGDIKGKGTISTESGVLSQTPYGFNTRFEGEKGTNPEELIGAAHAACFSMALSLMLGNAGHKPQSIDTTADVSLDKKGEGFAITKVALNSTISLPGIDSAAFDEIIQKAKAGCPVSQVLNAEITLDYTLNN from the coding sequence ATGACTATTCACAAGAAAGGATCGGCGCACTGGGAAGGCGATATCAAAGGGAAAGGCACCATCAGCACCGAAAGCGGCGTGCTGAGCCAGACGCCTTACGGTTTTAACACCCGCTTTGAAGGCGAGAAGGGCACCAACCCGGAAGAGCTGATCGGCGCGGCGCACGCCGCCTGCTTCTCGATGGCGCTGTCGCTGATGCTGGGTAATGCTGGCCACAAGCCGCAGAGCATCGACACCACCGCTGACGTCTCGCTGGACAAAAAAGGCGAAGGCTTCGCCATCACCAAAGTGGCGCTGAACAGCACCATCAGCCTGCCGGGCATCGACAGCGCGGCGTTTGACGAAATCATTCAGAAGGCGAAGGCGGGCTGTCCGGTTTCGCAGGTGCTCAACGCTGAGATCACCCTCGACTACACCCTGAATAATTGA